A single genomic interval of Rosistilla ulvae harbors:
- a CDS encoding SGNH/GDSL hydrolase family protein, with amino-acid sequence MPRPLMIALFLWISCSIFAANPASADDSLTLDPANSILRGDFQNARILFEREQRGHVAFIGGSITEMDGYRPMVMKSLQERFPKTEFTFTDAGISSTCSTTGAFRLQRDVLDKGPVDLFFVEFAVNDDQDAMHSREAAIRGMEGIIRHARLHNPNADIVLTYFVNPGMLATSQQQKTPLSIAAHEAVAEHYKIPAIRLARQVASSISAGDLSWEVYGGTHPKPAGNRIAADLIDQLIDVAWKGDKNAKDAKITPHPLPEPMDADSYFRGRLLDVADADLTAKATVKVPDWDAIPGGKRSRFTSERLLCLEGAGAECSLKFSGTAIGAYVLAGPDAATVEVSIDGGAFQPFELYHHHSKGLHYPRTVMFATDLSNDAHQIKLRVAASPEHPERQVTRILNFVAN; translated from the coding sequence ATGCCGCGCCCGTTGATGATCGCCTTATTTCTATGGATCTCCTGTTCGATCTTCGCCGCCAATCCGGCCAGTGCCGACGATTCGCTGACCCTCGATCCGGCCAATTCGATATTGCGCGGCGATTTCCAGAATGCACGGATTCTGTTCGAACGGGAGCAGCGCGGGCACGTCGCCTTCATCGGTGGTTCGATCACCGAAATGGATGGCTATCGCCCGATGGTGATGAAGTCGCTGCAGGAGCGATTCCCAAAAACAGAGTTCACGTTCACCGACGCCGGCATCTCGTCGACCTGTTCGACGACCGGTGCCTTCCGACTGCAGCGCGATGTGTTGGACAAGGGGCCCGTCGATCTGTTTTTTGTCGAATTTGCCGTCAACGACGATCAGGACGCGATGCACTCGCGAGAGGCTGCGATTCGCGGGATGGAAGGGATCATCCGCCACGCCCGCTTGCACAATCCAAACGCCGACATCGTGCTGACCTACTTTGTGAATCCGGGAATGTTGGCCACGTCGCAGCAGCAGAAAACTCCGCTCTCGATCGCCGCTCATGAAGCGGTTGCCGAACACTATAAGATCCCAGCGATTCGGCTGGCTCGGCAGGTTGCCAGCAGCATCTCCGCGGGCGATCTCAGCTGGGAAGTTTACGGTGGCACGCATCCCAAACCGGCGGGAAATCGGATCGCCGCCGATCTGATCGATCAATTGATCGATGTCGCTTGGAAAGGGGACAAGAACGCAAAGGACGCGAAGATCACGCCTCATCCGTTGCCCGAGCCGATGGATGCGGACAGCTATTTCCGCGGTCGTTTGTTGGATGTCGCCGACGCCGATCTGACAGCAAAAGCGACGGTGAAAGTTCCCGATTGGGATGCGATTCCCGGGGGCAAGCGAAGCCGCTTCACCAGCGAACGGCTGCTATGTCTCGAGGGGGCGGGAGCGGAATGCTCGTTGAAATTCAGCGGCACCGCGATCGGAGCTTATGTGTTGGCGGGGCCCGATGCGGCAACGGTCGAAGTGAGTATCGACGGCGGCGCTTTCCAGCCGTTCGAACTCTACCACCATCACAGCAAAGGGCTGCATTATCCGCGGACTGTGATGTTCGCCACCGATCTGAGCAACGATGCGCATCAGATCAAATTGAGAGTCGCTGCGTCACCGGAGCATCCAGAACGCCAGGTCACGCGGATCCTAAACTTCGTCGCCAATTAA
- a CDS encoding glycoside hydrolase family protein → MNLRVFTLNLCVMLLPAFASAADDPPVPVIVKDWWQVAGNSDSSPHSEVVDHCFWTASDGKWRLWTQIRDTENGRIFSQWAGGARLNDQWRLSSELWQGEEKHGETPGVVQAPHVYKADGTYHMTYGGGGQICLATSQDGVMFRRHQSPSRLISELKNRTPSGIRDPYMTKIGDSYRIYYTKDDTVAMVEADRPDSQVWSTPIVVYREKTSRTQCPTVIQHADWFYLFCMGGSGEYQTQVLASKDPDDFGVDSGKQITVLQTSASEIIRDGSKWYISSLVPIRNDNGNVIKHGGVRLAPFNWVYK, encoded by the coding sequence ATGAACCTACGAGTATTTACATTAAACCTATGTGTCATGCTGCTTCCCGCGTTTGCATCAGCAGCCGACGATCCCCCTGTTCCTGTGATTGTCAAGGATTGGTGGCAAGTAGCCGGCAATTCTGACAGTTCGCCCCACAGTGAGGTTGTCGATCACTGTTTCTGGACCGCGAGCGATGGGAAGTGGAGACTGTGGACACAGATTCGCGATACCGAAAACGGTCGGATCTTCAGTCAGTGGGCAGGGGGAGCTCGATTGAACGATCAATGGCGGCTGTCGTCTGAGTTGTGGCAGGGAGAAGAGAAACATGGCGAAACGCCTGGAGTTGTTCAGGCCCCTCACGTCTACAAGGCGGACGGGACCTATCACATGACTTACGGCGGTGGGGGACAGATCTGCCTTGCCACGAGTCAAGATGGTGTGATGTTTCGGCGGCACCAATCGCCAAGCCGATTGATTTCTGAACTGAAAAACCGAACTCCAAGCGGTATCCGGGACCCGTATATGACGAAGATCGGTGACTCTTATCGGATTTACTACACAAAGGACGACACGGTCGCCATGGTCGAGGCGGACCGTCCCGATTCGCAAGTCTGGTCGACACCTATCGTTGTCTACCGAGAAAAGACATCTCGCACCCAGTGTCCGACAGTGATTCAGCATGCGGATTGGTTCTATCTGTTTTGCATGGGGGGCTCTGGGGAATACCAAACCCAAGTACTTGCTTCGAAAGATCCTGATGACTTTGGAGTGGATTCGGGCAAACAGATTACCGTGTTGCAGACATCCGCATCCGAAATCATTCGGGATGGCAGTAAGTGGTATATATCAAGTTTGGTCCCCATTCGTAACGACAACGGAAATGTAATCAAGCATGGCGGGGTTCGGCTTGCTCCGTTCAATTGGGTCTACAAGTGA
- a CDS encoding VIT and vWA domain-containing protein codes for MSRTIATIATCASLCLSLFWISPAQAQGLLIASEPGIGDRLPRPIRPPWRPSPHPRPQPATPGFLYDIARLEIDASVQGQIAKVQVDQTFKNVTSRTLQVKFIFPLPDDGAIDQMTFMVDGEELTGRLLEADKAREIYEGYVRRSKDPALVQWIGHGMFQTQVFPVPPGAERTVTLQYSQICRRSGSMNDWTLPLAPAQFTSQPIGEIVIRGRIRSDAKLGNVYSPTHEVAFDRRDDHRSEFKYAAKKHGPESDFRVLWEAGDSPLQMSLIAHRPDPNEDGYFLMLLQPSLPESDPANAKVGKNIVVVVDKSGSMRGEKIEQARRASRYVVDQLKPQDQFTLITYDSDVDSFNNDLIAADPATRDDATDYIDSILAGGSTNIDAALSKALAATKGSDGPAYVVFMSDGQPTVGEKNGMKIADKASKQIASGTRLFSLGIGHDVNSRLLDKLAEVCFGQTMYVRPGEPLDDVVKKLYDRIGAPALTGAKLEITVDGRQGATRMLYPSEIYDLFSGDQLVIAGRYRRDGDVQIKLTGEFEGESQEFVFDGKFAKQTDDSKNVFVERLWATRRIGQIIDEIDLYGEQSELVDELILLSKKHGILTPYTAYLAEEKTDLNDRTAGRELAQVQLHRLHAESGADAFHQRSFKSQLKQANRGIQSSNQPMIAPAAPAAGASQSLGRPAANAGNVARPGVFGGKPSGSAIRPAPNMSAAEPEAPHSSLPRVKQIATKTFYLKYNRYVDAEATKEQIEAATKVTQFSDAYFGLLDKLGKKMNPYLTEAVEILVVVDDKPYLILPH; via the coding sequence ATGTCGCGAACAATTGCCACGATCGCCACCTGCGCCAGCCTGTGTCTGTCGCTGTTCTGGATCTCGCCAGCCCAGGCGCAAGGCCTGCTGATCGCTTCGGAACCTGGGATCGGAGATCGGTTGCCGCGGCCGATCCGACCGCCGTGGCGGCCGAGTCCGCATCCTCGGCCGCAGCCCGCAACTCCTGGTTTCCTGTACGACATCGCTCGGCTGGAAATCGACGCTTCCGTCCAGGGGCAGATCGCTAAAGTGCAAGTCGATCAGACGTTTAAGAATGTCACAAGCCGGACGCTGCAGGTGAAATTTATCTTCCCACTGCCCGACGATGGAGCGATCGACCAGATGACATTTATGGTCGATGGCGAAGAGTTGACGGGCCGGCTGTTGGAAGCGGACAAAGCGAGGGAGATCTACGAGGGGTACGTGCGGCGCAGCAAAGATCCGGCGTTGGTTCAATGGATTGGGCATGGGATGTTCCAAACGCAAGTCTTCCCCGTGCCGCCGGGAGCCGAGCGAACGGTGACGCTACAATATTCACAGATCTGCCGTCGCAGCGGGTCGATGAACGACTGGACGCTGCCGCTGGCACCCGCCCAATTCACCAGCCAACCGATCGGCGAGATCGTGATCCGCGGCCGGATCCGCAGCGACGCGAAGCTAGGCAATGTCTACAGCCCCACGCACGAAGTCGCTTTCGACCGCCGCGACGATCATCGCAGCGAGTTCAAATATGCGGCAAAGAAGCATGGTCCCGAGAGCGATTTTCGCGTCTTGTGGGAAGCGGGTGACAGCCCGCTGCAGATGTCGTTGATCGCGCACCGTCCCGACCCTAACGAGGACGGGTACTTCTTGATGTTGTTGCAACCGTCGCTGCCCGAGTCCGATCCGGCAAACGCGAAAGTTGGCAAGAACATCGTCGTCGTTGTCGACAAGAGCGGCAGCATGCGCGGCGAGAAGATCGAACAAGCACGCCGCGCGTCGCGATACGTTGTCGACCAATTAAAACCGCAAGATCAATTCACCCTGATCACCTACGACAGCGACGTCGACAGCTTTAACAATGATCTGATCGCCGCCGATCCCGCGACTCGCGACGACGCAACCGACTACATCGATTCGATTTTGGCTGGCGGTAGCACGAACATCGACGCGGCGCTCAGCAAAGCCTTGGCGGCGACCAAGGGAAGCGACGGGCCAGCTTATGTGGTTTTCATGAGCGATGGCCAGCCGACCGTTGGTGAGAAAAACGGGATGAAGATCGCTGACAAAGCGTCCAAACAAATCGCTTCTGGAACGCGGTTGTTCAGTTTGGGGATCGGCCACGATGTGAACAGCCGCCTGTTGGACAAACTGGCGGAAGTCTGCTTCGGTCAAACGATGTATGTTCGTCCGGGGGAACCGTTGGATGATGTTGTCAAAAAGCTCTACGACCGCATCGGCGCTCCGGCGCTGACCGGTGCCAAGCTGGAGATCACCGTCGACGGCCGCCAGGGAGCGACGCGAATGTTGTATCCCTCCGAAATCTATGACCTCTTCTCGGGCGATCAATTAGTGATCGCGGGACGCTACCGTCGGGATGGCGATGTGCAGATCAAGCTGACGGGAGAGTTTGAGGGCGAATCGCAGGAGTTTGTGTTCGACGGCAAATTCGCGAAACAGACCGACGATTCAAAAAATGTCTTCGTCGAACGCTTGTGGGCGACGCGGCGGATCGGTCAGATCATCGACGAGATCGATCTGTATGGAGAGCAGAGCGAATTGGTGGACGAACTGATTCTACTGTCGAAGAAGCATGGAATCCTGACTCCCTACACCGCCTATCTCGCCGAAGAGAAGACCGATCTGAACGATCGCACCGCGGGCCGCGAGTTGGCTCAAGTGCAACTGCACCGATTGCATGCCGAATCGGGAGCCGACGCCTTCCATCAGCGTTCGTTTAAATCGCAGCTGAAACAAGCGAATCGAGGAATACAAAGTTCCAATCAACCGATGATCGCGCCCGCAGCACCCGCGGCGGGTGCAAGCCAAAGCTTGGGACGGCCTGCGGCGAACGCAGGCAACGTTGCCAGGCCAGGTGTCTTTGGCGGAAAACCGAGTGGTTCAGCGATCAGACCGGCGCCGAACATGTCGGCGGCTGAACCGGAGGCACCGCACAGCAGCCTGCCTCGCGTCAAACAGATCGCGACGAAAACGTTCTACTTGAAGTACAATCGCTACGTCGATGCCGAGGCAACTAAAGAGCAGATCGAAGCGGCGACCAAGGTCACTCAGTTCAGCGACGCCTACTTTGGCCTGCTCGACAAGCTTGGCAAGAAGATGAATCCCTATCTCACCGAAGCGGTGGAGATCCTGGTTGTGGTCGACGACAAACCCTATCTGATCCTGCCCCATTAA
- a CDS encoding ABC transporter ATP-binding protein — translation MIELNGFGKDYGDFTAVDCIDMKIEAGEVFGFIGPNGAGKSTSIRFLATLLKASRGDGTVAGHSVSRDPMAVRRVVGYMPDNFGVYDGMRVWEFLDFFAVAYQIRKEARKRIISEVLELLDLSHKRDDFVNGLSRGMKQRLCLAKTLVHDPPVLILDEPASGLDPRARVEVKALLKELRRMGKTILISSHILTELADCCTSIGIIERGKILMHGPIDSVYRQLRRNRVLEVSFLENQDAGLSILRSSEALRSLDVIGDKATAEMETDDEGMAQLLERMLAEGVRVRKFNDKDPTLEDVFMTVTKGLVS, via the coding sequence ATGATTGAACTCAACGGCTTTGGCAAAGACTACGGCGACTTCACCGCCGTCGACTGCATCGACATGAAAATCGAGGCGGGGGAGGTGTTTGGGTTTATCGGTCCCAACGGCGCTGGCAAAAGCACCTCGATCCGTTTCCTAGCGACCCTGCTAAAAGCATCGCGCGGCGACGGAACGGTCGCCGGACACAGCGTCTCTCGCGATCCGATGGCGGTCCGCCGCGTGGTCGGTTACATGCCCGATAACTTTGGCGTCTACGATGGGATGCGGGTCTGGGAGTTTCTAGACTTCTTCGCTGTCGCCTACCAGATTCGCAAAGAGGCGCGGAAGCGGATCATTTCCGAAGTCCTCGAACTGTTGGACCTGTCGCACAAGCGGGACGATTTCGTCAACGGGCTCTCCCGCGGCATGAAACAACGACTGTGCCTTGCCAAGACGCTTGTCCACGACCCGCCGGTTCTGATCCTCGACGAACCGGCTAGCGGTCTGGATCCGCGGGCCCGCGTCGAAGTCAAAGCGTTATTAAAAGAGCTGCGGCGGATGGGGAAAACGATCCTGATCAGCAGCCACATTTTGACCGAGCTCGCCGATTGCTGCACTTCGATTGGGATCATCGAACGAGGCAAGATCCTGATGCACGGGCCGATCGATTCGGTTTACCGGCAACTGCGCCGCAATCGTGTCTTGGAGGTCAGCTTCCTCGAAAACCAAGATGCGGGGCTGTCGATCTTGCGGAGCAGCGAAGCGCTGCGGTCGTTGGACGTGATCGGCGACAAAGCGACAGCGGAAATGGAGACCGACGACGAGGGGATGGCTCAATTGTTGGAACGGATGCTGGCCGAAGGGGTCCGCGTGCGGAAGTTCAACGACAAAGATCCGACGCTCGAAGACGTCTTTATGACAGTCACCAAGGGCCTGGTTTCCTAA
- a CDS encoding CPXCG motif-containing cysteine-rich protein, with translation MQDEAKYICDGCGEEIVIPIDLSAGVSQDYVEDCPVCCRPNVIHVDIDADGMANVWTERE, from the coding sequence ATGCAAGACGAAGCAAAATATATCTGCGATGGCTGTGGTGAGGAGATCGTGATCCCGATCGATCTCTCGGCGGGCGTCAGCCAAGATTACGTCGAAGACTGTCCAGTCTGCTGCCGCCCCAACGTGATCCACGTCGACATCGACGCCGATGGGATGGCCAACGTCTGGACCGAACGCGAATAA
- a CDS encoding Gfo/Idh/MocA family protein, with amino-acid sequence MNALRFGVLGTARIARRIVADMQSVDAIQVVGIASRDPARARWYADQYGIAQAFDSYDAMLASDSIDAVYIPLPPSLHHDWALAAADAGKHLIVEKPVAMTLAEAQAIDQRCRDRGRQWLDATAWLHHLRTDRIRQSIDAGELGRVQHISVACSFFEPFQSDDHRLNPELGGGCLLDLGWYAYGMARWAAGRLPVAVQSIGRQDRGIWFRSSSLLDFGDDLTATVNCAYDTATRKWFEIAGDQASIVCDDFTRPWPSKPARFWIHDRAGSVKSETFDGNQEARMLATFADLVSNATAATAMNQQALDTQQILQTVADGIAS; translated from the coding sequence TTGAACGCTTTACGTTTTGGAGTTTTGGGAACGGCGCGGATCGCGCGGCGGATCGTCGCCGATATGCAATCGGTCGATGCGATTCAAGTCGTGGGGATCGCCAGTCGCGATCCCGCGCGGGCTCGTTGGTACGCCGATCAGTACGGGATCGCTCAAGCCTTCGACAGCTACGACGCAATGCTCGCCAGCGACAGTATCGACGCGGTCTATATCCCGTTGCCCCCATCGCTGCATCACGACTGGGCCTTGGCCGCCGCCGATGCGGGCAAACATCTGATCGTCGAAAAGCCGGTTGCGATGACGCTGGCCGAAGCTCAAGCGATCGACCAACGCTGTCGCGACCGCGGCCGGCAATGGCTCGACGCAACCGCTTGGCTGCATCATCTGCGGACCGATCGAATCCGGCAATCGATCGACGCAGGCGAACTCGGACGAGTGCAGCATATCAGCGTCGCTTGTTCGTTTTTTGAACCGTTTCAATCGGACGACCATCGGCTGAACCCCGAACTGGGCGGCGGTTGTCTGTTGGATCTCGGTTGGTATGCGTACGGGATGGCGCGGTGGGCGGCGGGCCGTCTGCCGGTCGCGGTACAATCGATCGGCCGGCAGGATCGGGGCATCTGGTTTCGCAGCAGCAGCCTGTTGGACTTTGGCGACGACCTGACCGCCACGGTGAACTGTGCCTATGACACCGCGACGCGGAAGTGGTTCGAAATCGCTGGCGACCAGGCGTCGATCGTCTGCGACGACTTCACCCGTCCGTGGCCTTCGAAGCCGGCAAGATTCTGGATCCACGACCGGGCTGGGAGCGTCAAAAGCGAAACCTTTGACGGAAACCAAGAAGCCCGGATGCTGGCCACTTTTGCCGATCTGGTCAGCAACGCCACCGCGGCCACGGCGATGAATCAGCAGGCGCTCGACACCCAACAGATTCTGCAAACCGTTGCCGATGGGATCGCTAGCTGA
- a CDS encoding SlyX family protein, with amino-acid sequence MNPSESMQQQINKLQETVAFQQRTIDHFQEALLQIRRELDNATRQLEQQKGRVHWLSENIAGDNLPHEKPPHY; translated from the coding sequence ATGAACCCGTCTGAATCGATGCAACAACAGATTAACAAGCTACAGGAAACCGTCGCGTTCCAGCAACGAACGATCGACCATTTTCAAGAAGCCTTATTGCAGATCCGCCGCGAATTGGACAACGCGACGCGGCAGCTGGAGCAGCAAAAAGGCCGCGTCCACTGGCTCTCGGAGAACATCGCCGGCGACAACCTGCCTCATGAGAAGCCGCCGCACTATTGA
- a CDS encoding rod-binding protein has product MISGIHNQSLTNQAAAHSKSNLQQSGNSLQAAPADEMQTLFRDFVGKTLFGELMSSMHKTHDKAAYFHGGQAEEIFQQQLDQVMVDEITESSASQIADPMFELFQLSRRG; this is encoded by the coding sequence ATGATCAGCGGAATCCATAATCAATCGCTTACCAACCAAGCGGCGGCGCATTCGAAGTCGAATCTGCAGCAATCGGGCAATTCCTTGCAAGCCGCACCGGCCGATGAGATGCAGACGCTGTTTCGCGACTTCGTCGGCAAGACGCTGTTTGGCGAACTGATGTCGTCGATGCACAAGACGCACGACAAAGCCGCCTACTTTCACGGCGGCCAAGCCGAAGAGATCTTTCAACAGCAGTTGGATCAGGTGATGGTCGACGAGATCACCGAATCGTCTGCTTCGCAGATCGCCGACCCGATGTTCGAACTGTTCCAACTCTCCCGTCGCGGATAG